A genomic stretch from Bradyrhizobium quebecense includes:
- the paaG gene encoding 2-(1,2-epoxy-1,2-dihydrophenyl)acetyl-CoA isomerase PaaG: MVSDLVLTDIRDGYRVLTLNRPDRLNSFSAELHTALLTALTDAEQDRSCRALILTGAGRGFCAGQDLSDGVFTPGETPDLSVRIEKFYNPLVRKLRSIPMPVVCAVNGVAAGAGANVAFACDIVIAARSAKFIQAFAKLGLVPDSGGTWFLPRLVGPARGRALTLLAEPVSAEQAQSWGMIWKMVEDADLLTEAHALAANLATQPTDGLALIKRALDASETNTLDAQLDLERDFQGRAGRTSDFAEGVTAFLEKRAPRFVGRA; the protein is encoded by the coding sequence ATGGTCAGCGATTTGGTGTTGACCGATATCCGCGACGGATATCGCGTCCTGACGCTCAACAGGCCCGATCGCCTGAATTCATTCAGCGCCGAACTGCACACCGCCTTGCTCACCGCGTTGACGGACGCCGAGCAGGACAGATCCTGCCGCGCGCTGATCCTGACCGGAGCCGGACGCGGATTCTGCGCCGGCCAGGATCTTTCGGACGGCGTCTTCACGCCGGGCGAGACGCCGGATCTCTCCGTGCGAATTGAAAAATTCTACAACCCGCTGGTGCGCAAGCTGCGCAGCATCCCGATGCCAGTCGTGTGCGCGGTCAACGGCGTCGCGGCCGGCGCCGGCGCCAACGTCGCCTTTGCCTGCGACATCGTGATCGCCGCACGGTCGGCCAAGTTCATTCAGGCCTTCGCCAAGCTCGGCCTGGTCCCGGATTCCGGTGGCACCTGGTTCCTGCCGCGGCTGGTCGGACCTGCCCGGGGGCGCGCCTTGACCCTGCTGGCCGAGCCTGTCTCCGCAGAACAGGCACAGTCATGGGGCATGATCTGGAAGATGGTTGAGGATGCGGATCTGTTGACCGAGGCTCACGCCCTCGCCGCCAACCTCGCGACGCAACCCACGGATGGCCTCGCGCTGATCAAGCGGGCGCTCGATGCGTCCGAGACCAACACGCTCGACGCGCAGCTCGACCTCGAGCGCGATTTCCAGGGCCGCGCCGGGCGGACGTCGGATTTCGCCGAGGGCGTGACCGCGTTCCTCGAGAAACGCGCGCCGCGGTTCGTCGGACGCGCCTAG
- a CDS encoding AraC family transcriptional regulator, which translates to MTMQSGDITGFRFSTAHFGERDRLPIFREQIGRMIVKLDPEPLDDGAFHAEANVRELFGLGIGSWACSNLKIARPRELLDGTDDLVLTIITSGNTRASQRGRDIELGPGQAVLQSSAEAGTMVAPVSPSRFVGLRLPRKALASLVNDPEDMLIRPLPANTEAMRLLALYIRELDDSYQLSTPELRGAVVKHLLDLGALIIGANRDAAVAAEDGGLAAARLAAVKADISDNLSYGDLTLPAVAARLKLTPRHIQRLFESAGSTFSEFVLGQRLARAHHLLTDPRHSRTTIGTIAFEVGFGDLSYFNRTFRRHYGVTPSDIRAAPRRS; encoded by the coding sequence ATGACAATGCAGTCGGGCGATATCACAGGGTTTCGATTCTCGACCGCGCATTTCGGCGAGCGGGACCGCTTGCCGATTTTTCGCGAGCAGATCGGGCGGATGATCGTCAAGCTCGATCCGGAGCCGCTCGACGACGGCGCGTTTCATGCCGAAGCGAATGTGCGCGAATTGTTCGGGCTCGGCATCGGATCGTGGGCGTGCAGCAATCTCAAGATCGCTAGACCGCGCGAACTGCTCGACGGCACCGACGACCTGGTGCTGACGATCATCACGAGCGGCAACACCCGTGCCTCGCAGCGCGGCCGCGATATCGAGCTCGGCCCGGGCCAGGCCGTGCTGCAGTCGAGCGCGGAAGCCGGCACCATGGTGGCGCCCGTGTCGCCGAGCCGCTTCGTCGGCCTCCGGCTGCCGCGCAAGGCGCTGGCCTCGCTGGTCAACGATCCCGAAGACATGCTGATCCGCCCCCTGCCCGCGAACACGGAGGCGATGCGCCTCTTGGCGCTTTACATCAGGGAACTCGACGATAGCTACCAGCTTTCGACTCCCGAGTTGCGCGGCGCCGTCGTCAAGCACCTGCTCGATCTCGGTGCGCTGATCATCGGCGCCAACCGGGATGCGGCGGTTGCCGCGGAGGACGGCGGATTGGCGGCTGCCCGGCTTGCCGCGGTCAAGGCCGATATCAGCGACAATCTCAGCTATGGCGACCTCACGCTGCCCGCGGTGGCTGCGCGGCTGAAGCTCACGCCGCGCCATATCCAGAGGCTGTTCGAGAGCGCGGGTTCGACATTCTCGGAATTCGTGCTCGGCCAGCGCCTGGCGCGCGCGCATCATCTGCTGACCGATCCGCGCCACAGCCGCACCACCATTGGCACGATTGCCTTCGAAGTCGGGTTCGGCGATCTGTCCTACTTCAACCGCACCTTCCGCCGGCACTACGGCGTGACGCCGTCGGATATTCGCGCGGCGCCGCGGCGTTCCTGA